From a single Centropristis striata isolate RG_2023a ecotype Rhode Island chromosome 14, C.striata_1.0, whole genome shotgun sequence genomic region:
- the nup42 gene encoding nucleoporin NUP42 — translation MTVCSFFLQGRCRYGDKCWNEHPRGGNRGGGAGGGGGYNNNNYNRSSGQQQQRGGGGGGFGNRVWVNPSQQKGGYIQPSSFSSHGSDDWGRGGGGGGNDWGRGGGGGGGGGGGGGGGGGGNDWGKGGGGGGNDWGRGGGGGNDWGRGGGGGGRRDNAKSSEFSFSSQNRFSSLGTPSTFDRGGRGGGGQQAIAGEEDDDKKLEIIQMDMDIWESSGQWGFSCYSVFKTLLSGFPDLSPEELRLEYYSASASGDLQSYVNGITQLLNQWRSRVQELKLMNPATRAALLAEINNPAPQASSSGFASTTATGFGSSTSSFESKGFGAPAPAQANSFSFAAPSGGFGSSAPPASSTGFGSALADPTQPPSGFGSSTAASSAVPASSFSFSDSATNKTAASSGFGSASGFSFSSTSNTGGGFGSGFGAGAPAAAGSGTFGQASGGFGTTAAPPAAAAAGSASGASDSLFSQDSNLTPDELNQFKAKRFTLGQIPLKPPPVDMLVV, via the exons ATGACGGTGTGCAGCTTTTTTCTTCAGGGCCGCTGTCGATACGGAGACAAATGTTGGAATGAACACCCgagaggaggaaacagaggaggaggagcaggaggtggaggaggatacaacaataacaactataaCCGCTCTTctggtcagcagcagcagagaggaggaggaggtggag GGTTTGGAAACAGAGTTTGGGTGAATCCTTCCCAGCAAAAAGGAGGCTATATCCAGCCTTCATCTTTCTCCTCTCATGGGAGTGACGACTGGGGtcgagggggagggggaggagggaatgactggggcagaggaggagggggaggagggggaggaggaggaggaggaggaggaggaggaggagggaatgACTGGGGcaaaggaggaggtggaggagggaatGACTggggccgaggaggaggaggaggaaatgactggggccgaggaggaggaggtggagggagaaGAGATAACGCAAAGTCCTCCGAATTTAGCTTCTCTTCTCAAAACAGATTTTCATCACTTGGTACTCCAAGTACCTTTGacaggggaggaagaggaggaggaggacagcagGCGATAGCTGGCGAGGAAGATGATGACAAAAAACT GGAGATCATCCAGATGGACATGGATATTTGGGAGAGTTCAGGGCAGTGGGGCTTCTCATGTTATTCTGTCTTTAAGACGCTTCTTTCTG GTTTTCCTGATCTCTCTCCAGAGGAGCTCAGGCTGGAGTATTACTCTGCAAGCGCTTCAGGAGATCTGCAGAGCTAC GTTAATGGTATCACTCAGTTGCTCAACCAGTGGAGAAGCAGAGTCCAGGAACTGAAGCTTATGAATCCAGCCACCCGTGCAGCTTTG CTTGCAGAGATAAACAATCCAGCACCTCAGGCATCTTCAAGTGGCTTTGCATCAACAACAGCGACTGGATTTGGATCCTCTACATCCAGCTTTGAAAGCAAAG GCTTTGGGGCCCCAGCACCGGCTCAGGCCAACTCTTTCAGCTTCGCTGCTCCAAGTGGTGGATTTGGTTCCTCAGCGCCACCAGCCTCCTCCACAGGTTTCGGCAGTGCCTTAGCAGACCCGACACAACCTCCCTCTGGCTTTGGTTCCTCCACTGCAGCCTCCTCTGCTGTTCCTGcttcttctttctccttttctgaTTCGGCCACCAACAAGACAGCAGCCTCTTCAGGATTTGGCTCTGCCTCTGGGTTCAGTTTCTCCTCGACATCAAACACCGGAGGAGGATTCGGGAGTGGTTTCGGGGCTGGAGcacctgctgcagcaggaagcgGTACTTTTGGACAGGCGAGTGGAGGGTTCGGTACAACCGCTGctccacctgcagcagcagcagccggctCTGCCAGCGGGGCCTCAGACAGTCTGTTTTCACAGGACAGCAATTTGACTCCAGATGAACTCAATCAGTTCAAAGCTAAGAGGTTCACCTTAGGCCAGATTCCTTTAAAGCCTCCTCCAGTTGACATGCTGGTGGTATGA